A single Lactuca sativa cultivar Salinas chromosome 8, Lsat_Salinas_v11, whole genome shotgun sequence DNA region contains:
- the LOC111917920 gene encoding UPF0481 protein At3g47200, whose product MGEIEWVMNINEEVKNMGDSSSEMEQWKKRSIYRVPSCVTDLNKGAYKPQSVSFGPYHHGEPNLEPMEENKRRALLHFLKRYKKPFECYFNAVMEVVEDLKHSYSSLDQKWQQDTIGFVKMMILDGCFMLEILRAATTCDSDNPDDDVDDYASNDPIFSNHGKLYIMPYLKRDMLMLENQLPMLLLHTLVIATKQEDDPNQYDEEFVNKMMQKFCSPNTRISKMGRCLHPLDIYRKGLLWENPRHKRKPPSKPHHRYRYVIAEGDEIVRSATELYEAGIRFKKTKTRSLKGITFQSGVLKLPAVMVDDATESLFLNLIAFERLHVGAGNEVTSYIFFMDNIIDHAKDVSLLHSQGIIQNAIGSDKAVAKLFNSLSKDITLDPESALDVVHKQVHNYCTKPWNEWRANLIHTYFRSPWAILSVLAAALLFALTIVQTIYTVYPAS is encoded by the exons ATGGGAGAAATTGAGTGGGTGATGAACATAAATGAAGAAGTGAAGAACATGGGAGATTCTTCATCCGAAATGGAGCAGTGGAAGAAACGATCAATCTATCGCGTACCCTCTTGTGTAACAGATCTCAACAAAGGAGCCTACAAGCCACAATCAGTCTCATTCGGGCCATACCACCATGGAGAACCGAATTTAGAGCCCATGGAAGAGAACAAACGCCGAGCTCTCCTTCACTTTTTGAAAAGATACAAGAAACCCTTTGAATGCTATTTCAATGCTGTAATGGAGGTAGTGGAGGATCTCAAACACTCTTACAGTTCGCTGGATCAGAAATGGCAACAAGATACTATCGGTTTTGTGAAGATGATGATCTTAGATGGATGTTTCATGCTTGAGATCTTGCGAGCTGCTACTACTTGTGATAGCGATAATCcagatgatgatgttgatgattaTGCTTCTAATGATCCGATTTTTAGCAACCATGGAAAGCTTTACATCATGCCGTACCTCAAACGTGACATGCTCATGCTCGAAAACCAGTTACCGATGCTTCTGCTTCACACGCTTGTCATCGCCACAAAACAGGAAGATGATCCGAATCAG TATGATGAGGAATTCGTGAACAAAATGATGCAAAAATTCTGCTCTCCAAACACTCGGATCTCAAAAATGGGTCGATGCCTCCATCCATTGGATATCTACCGAAAGGGCCTGTTATGGGAAAACCCACGACACAAAAGAAAACCCCCCTCAAAACCACACCATCGATATCGGTACGTTATTGCAGAAGGTGATGAGATCGTGAGATCAGCAACTGAGCTATACGAAGCCGGGATTCGTTTCAAGAAAACCAAAACAAGAAGTTTAAAAGGGATAACTTTCCAAAGTGGGGTCCTGAAGCTTCCTGCAGTCATGGTGGATGATGCGACTGAATCGTTATTCTTGAACCTCATAGCATTCGAGAGGCTGCATGTTGGAGCTGGAAATGAGGTGACTTCGTATATATTTTTCATGGACAACATTATTGATCATGCTAAAGATGTTAGTCTTTTGCATTCGCAAGGGATAATACAAAATGCGATTGGTAGTGATAAGGCAGTGGCTAAATTGTTTAACTCGTTGTCAAAAGATATTACTCTTGATCCGGAGAGTGCGCTGGATGTGGTTCATAAACAGGTTCATAATTACTGCACGAAGCCGTGGAATGAGTGGCGAGCGAATCTTATTCACACGTATTTTAGGAGTCCGTGGGCCATTTTATCGGTTCTTGCAGCGGCGTTGCTTTTTGCACTTACTATTGTTCAGACCATTTATACGGTTTACCCTGCTAGTTAG